GAAGCAGGGACCTGGTACTGGGAGAAGTTGCCACCTTCAAGAAGCGAAGCCGAATCCTTGATGTATCGGCTGGACTTCTTCCAATGATACTGCTCTACCCACTCTATAAGGCTGGAGACCATCTGGTTTTCTCCAAGGTCAAGCAGAAACTTGGCAAGAATTTCATTGCCGGTGTCAGTGGTGGTGGTTCTCTCAGTGCAGGGGTGGATATCTTCTTTGCCTCAATCGGTGTGAAGTTGCTTGACGGCTATGGACTGACCGAGAGCGCACCCGTTGTAGCAGTTCGTCCTCTGCTCCATGGGGTTAAGCGTACAGTAAGTCCACTGGAAGGGACAGAAGTACGTATTGTCACTGAGCAAAACCAGGATGCAAAGCCCGGCGAGAAAGGAATTGTCATGGTCCGTGGGCCACAGGTGATGAAGGGGTACTATAAGCGTCCAGATCTTACCCGATTGGTCTTGGATGAGAAGGGCTGGCTCAATACCGGCGATCTGGGTATCTGGACCCACCGCGGTGAGTTCGCTCTTAATGGAAGGGCGAAGGATACCATCGTTCTGGCGGGAGGAGAAAACCTTGAGCCGGTACCCATCGAGGCAAAACTCTGTGAGAGTGAGTTCATTGAACAGGCAATTGTACTGGGGCAGGACAAGAAGTATCTGGGTGCCTTGATCGTGCTCAACAAGCAACGCATCGAGGAGTACCTCAAGCAGAAGGAGATTCCCTACCTCGCCGATAAGCTGTATCAGATGCAGGAGGTGAGAAGCCTGATCGAGCAAACAATCGGGGATATCATCAACAGCAAACATGGTTTCAAGAGTTTCGAGCATATCGCTCGCTTCCGTCTCCTCTCCAAGAGCTTTGAGGTAGGTAAGGAGCTGAGTGCAAAGCAGGAACTGAAGCGATTTGAGATCAACCGTATCTACCAACGTGAGATTGATGAGCTCTTCGTGAGTTGACACGTTTCGGCAATCTGTCTGGTTTCTTGCCTTTTTACCCTGTCTACTATACTATGAAGATGTAGATAGATGACAGGGGAAGGCATGATTCAGATAATCGGGACAAAAAAATGCAAAGATACAGCGAAGGCAATCAGGAACTGCAAAGAACGTAGTATTGCCTTCCAGTTTGTTGACTTGAGCCAGCGCACACTCTCCGAAGGGGAGTGGCGTTCGCTTTTCGGCGCATATGACGCTGAAACGTTGATCAATGAGTCTAGTGCCTATTATATAAAAGAAGGCTATGCATGGAGAAGCTTCGATGCTGCCCAGGAGTTGGCAGAGCATCCCCAGCTGCTTAAGACTCCAGTGATTCGCTATAAGGGAAAGGTTCACCTAGGCTATGATCCAGCAGTACTTGCTGCATGGGGAACGCTTTAATGGTGCAATATGCCGTTCTGGGCAGTGGGTCCAGTGGAAACAGTTATCTTTTCACCGATGGCACCTCCTCCATCTTGATCGACCAGGGCTACAGCGTTGTGGAGCTCACAAGACGTCTGACGCAGTTTTCCGTACCATTGTCTACCGTACAGGCGGTATTCCTCACCCATCTCCATCCTGACCATGCCCGTGGTGTCGGTGTGCTTTCCAGGAAACTGCCCATACCCGTGTATGCCCACGATCGTATGGTTGCTGAGCAACCGTTGCTGATCGAGAAGTTGGGTATTCCAGAGGGAAGCCTTCAGACAGTTTGTACATCGGAACTTGTCCAGGTCGGACCCTTCTCCCTGTTCTGTTTTGAAACAAGTCACGATAGTGGTGGTTCTGTTGGTTGGTATATTACCCATCAGGATACCCACTACATGGTGTTGACTGATACGGGCATCACGAGCGAGCAACAGAGGATGCTTGCAGAGGGTGCTACCATTTTATTTCTGGAAGCGAATTATGATGAACAGATGTTGAAAACCGGCCCCTATCCGCCAATGTTGAAGCGGAGGATATCCGGTAATCAGGGGCATCTGTCCAATGACCAAGCCTTGCAGTTTCTCTGTGAGAGTGGCTTCAAGGGTGAACATGTCTATTTCATCCATCTCTCTGAATGTAACAATGATCCTGTGATTCTGGAAAAAGTGGTACAGTCCATGACTGACCTTCCCTTTACTGTATGCAGGAAAAATCAGTGGTATGGACCAAAAAACGAGGTGCATTTATGAAGAAAAAACAAGCAGAAGTATGGTCCTTGAAGAGAATAAAAAAACTCAAACGTGAAGACGGGCTGACTATGAAGACCGTCAACAAGTATACAATGGACGCAGTGGTTGATTGTACATCCAGCCGCAATGGGGACGGAATTGCCTTACGTACCTACCGTGAGGAGGGTAGTGAGATAACCTATGCCCAGCTGAAGTTGATGAAGGATGCCATTTCCATAACCCTCCTTGAAGCTGGATTCTCCCGTGGGGATAAGATTGCCATCATGGGGGAGAGTTGCCCGACCTGGATGGTTGCCTATTTCGGCATCACCTCCATTGGATGTGTTGCTGTTCCGATCCTCCCCGATTTCTCAGCCAAGGAAACCACGCAAATCCTTGAACATGCTGGGGCGAAAGGTGTCGTTATAAACGTCAAGCATTTTGAGAAAGCAAAAGAGTATGTCCATGCTCATGACTCCTATCTGGTGAGGATGGAAGACTTGTTCCATATCCCTTCATCCATCGTGCAAGGGCTGGAGGACAAGACGCAGTTTGCGGCTGCTCCTGGAAAGGACATCAGCCGGAGAAAGATCGATGAGAAAGGAAGGAAGCTTCGAGAAACCTCCCTCGCCCGGGAAGATGATTTGGCCTCCCTGATCTATACCAGTGGAACGACCGGCAGCAGCAAGGGAGTGATGCTCACCCATAAGAATCTTGTGTGGAATGCTG
This sequence is a window from uncultured Sphaerochaeta sp.. Protein-coding genes within it:
- a CDS encoding ArsC/Spx/MgsR family protein translates to MIQIIGTKKCKDTAKAIRNCKERSIAFQFVDLSQRTLSEGEWRSLFGAYDAETLINESSAYYIKEGYAWRSFDAAQELAEHPQLLKTPVIRYKGKVHLGYDPAVLAAWGTL
- a CDS encoding MBL fold metallo-hydrolase, with protein sequence MVQYAVLGSGSSGNSYLFTDGTSSILIDQGYSVVELTRRLTQFSVPLSTVQAVFLTHLHPDHARGVGVLSRKLPIPVYAHDRMVAEQPLLIEKLGIPEGSLQTVCTSELVQVGPFSLFCFETSHDSGGSVGWYITHQDTHYMVLTDTGITSEQQRMLAEGATILFLEANYDEQMLKTGPYPPMLKRRISGNQGHLSNDQALQFLCESGFKGEHVYFIHLSECNNDPVILEKVVQSMTDLPFTVCRKNQWYGPKNEVHL